In a genomic window of Clavelina lepadiformis chromosome 7, kaClaLepa1.1, whole genome shotgun sequence:
- the LOC143464648 gene encoding equilibrative nucleobase transporter 1-like produces MAYKCKYWLSAGTAVIEGLFFSGIIFGWSSITCVLKTKGYFSYLCEDSDDSIVSLSNISQANSTSAPVSNSSTCSSCRAQDESINLVFTVASAVLSFSAFPNGYVFDRFGTWVSRLMAAILVTLGGILMSISTVSTSWLLFPAMCSFAIGGILLLVTNMQLGNLFGKARSSVITLLNGALDSSSFVFLLIKLAYENGIDLTTIFVFFSCCTLFLWIRTFILMPRMHIPFPLPKKGIEYGLKDCRSKKQSDEHTLSNKEEEREEMMSADVDLKKSESYWTYLKTGKFWMNVMHFSVLQLRNYFFLGTLVNWLKFLMSPDYSDLGTYLNAFGVCQFFGVLTAPLNGMLIDSCINWMKKSDADESVVTAKAVALSGFVTTTLGVIFSLVVIIPSVKVQYASFILQVLFRSFLYGGNCSFVALLFPSEHFGKLYGMTMTLAGLVTLFQFPLFSLVLRVFESDFLFINVAFMVVCLLTYIHPVTLYYSSCQQQKQSKKSANSGKNGILQAEA; encoded by the coding sequence ATGGCGTATAAATGTAAGTATTGGCTGAGTGCCGGGACCGCCGTCATAGAAGGTTTATTCTTCAGTGGAATAATTTTCGGTTGGTCCTCAATCACTTGCGTGCTTAAAACAAAAGGATACTTCAGTTATTTGTGTGAAGATTCAGACGACAGTATTGTCTCGTTGTCAAATATATCTCAAGCCAATTCAACATCAGCCCCAGTGTCAAATTCTTCAACATGTTCGTCGTGTCGTGCTCAAGATGAATCCATCAACTTGGTTTTCACTGTAGCAAGTGCTGTGCTATCATTTTCTGCTTTCCCAAACGGATATGTCTTTGATCGCTTTGGCACTTGGGTATCTCGACTTATGGCAGCTATTCTTGTGACACTTGGTGGTATTTTAATGTCCATTTCGACAGTTAGCACATCTTGGCTGCTTTTTCCCGCCATGTGTAGCTTCGCCATTGGCGGGATTTTGCTTCTTGTCACAAACATGCAGCTCGGAAATCTGTTCGGTAAAGCTCGATCGTCGGTGATCACCCTCCTAAATGGCGCACTCGATTCttcttcatttgtttttcttctcaTAAAACTTGCTTACGAAAACGGAATAGACTTGACGACCATTTTTGTCTTCTTTTCTTGTTGCACGTTGTTTCTATGGATAAGAACATTCATCTTAATGCCTCGGATGCATATTCCGTTCCCGTTGCCCAAAAAGGGAATTGAATATGGTTTGAAAGATTGTCGTTCGAAAAAGCAGAGTGATGAACACACCCTTTCTAACAAAGAGGAGGAGCGTGAAGAAATGATGTCAGCAGACGTGGATTTGAAGAAGAGTGAATCATACTGGACTTATCTAAAAACTGGGAAATTTTGGATGAATGTAATGCATTTTAGTGTTCTGCAATTAAGAAATTATTTCTTTCTCGGTACGCTTGTGAATtggttgaaatttttaatgtcTCCCGACTACAGTGATTTGGGTACTTACCTAAATGCTTTTGGAGTTTGTCAGTTTTTTGGTGTTCTTACAGCGCCACTGAATGGAATGCTCATCGACAGCTGCATAAATTGGATGAAGAAATCGGACGCTGACGAGTCGGTGGTAACAGCCAAAGCTGTTGCTCTTTCTGGATTTGTGACAACCACTCTTGGTGTAATCTTTTCCTTGGTTGTCATTATTCCATCAGTCAAAGTTCAGTACGCGTCTTTCATATTGCAAGTGCTTTTCAGGTCCTTCTTATATGGTGGTAATTGTAGCTTCGTAGCACTTTTATTTCCCAGCGAACATTTCGGAAAACTGTACGGAATGACAATGACACTAGCTGGCCTCGTCACTTTGTTTCAGTTTCCGCTCTTTAGTTTGGTGCTGCGGGTTTTTGAATCCGACTTTCTTTTCATAAACGTAGCATTCATGGTGGTGTGCTTGCTAACTTACATTCATCCCGTCACTTTATACTATAGCAGCTGCCAACAGCAGAAGCAAAGTAAAAAGAGTGCTAACTCAGGAAAGAATGGAATATTACAAGCTGAGGCCTGA
- the LOC143464652 gene encoding ras-related protein Rab-39B-like isoform X2 — protein sequence MNGSINKGNFNRTCKVSDPTVGVDFYSRLIEIDPCTRIKLQLWDTAGQERFRSITRSYYRNSVGAVLVYDVSNRQSLENIMEWADEAQLHVAPRKMSFILVGQKSDVGERQISTEEGAAFARAHKIPFVETSAKLGVNVDHAFVTLTKQIFRLVKSGEITPEDGWDGIKSGLVPSTVQTLDVAEEKRSCC from the exons ATGAATGGGTCGATAAACAAGGGCAACTTTAACAGAACTTGCAAG GTGTCAGATCCAACTGTTGGTGTTGATTTTTATTCGCGCTTGATTGAAATTGATCCTTGCACGAGAATTAAACTTCAACTGTGGGACACGGCTGGACAAGAAAGGTTTAG GTCAATAACCCGCTCATATTATCGTAACTCGGTCGGGGCAGTGCTGGTTTACGACGTGTCAAATCGTCAGAGTTTAGAGAACATCATGGAGTGGGCGGACGAGGCACAACTCCACGTTGCTCCGAGGAAGATGAGTTTTATCTTGGTCGGGCAGAAGAGTGATGTTGGGGAGAGACAG ATTTCGACAGAAGAGGGCGCTGCATTTGCCCGAGCGCACAAAATTCCCTTCGTCGAGACTTCAGCAAAACTTGGAGTAAATGTGGATCATGCGTTCGTGACCTTAACTAAGCAAATCTTCAG GTTGGTGAAATCTGGCGAGATAACACCAGAGGATGGTTGGGACGGAATAAAATCTGGACTCGTCCCGAGCACCGTTCAAACACTTGATGTCGCTGAAGAGAAACGGAGCTGCTGTTAA
- the LOC143464652 gene encoding ras-related protein Rab-39B-like isoform X1 → MTTLIARSDTIWAYQFRIVLLGDSTVGKSALLRRLTDGCFFEVSDPTVGVDFYSRLIEIDPCTRIKLQLWDTAGQERFRSITRSYYRNSVGAVLVYDVSNRQSLENIMEWADEAQLHVAPRKMSFILVGQKSDVGERQISTEEGAAFARAHKIPFVETSAKLGVNVDHAFVTLTKQIFRLVKSGEITPEDGWDGIKSGLVPSTVQTLDVAEEKRSCC, encoded by the exons ATGACCACCTTAATTGCACGATCTGATACAATTTGGGCATATCAATTCCGTATTGTTTTGCTTGGTGATTCGACTGTTGGCAAATCAGCTTTGCTTCGAAGACTAACCGATGGTTGCTTTTTTGAA GTGTCAGATCCAACTGTTGGTGTTGATTTTTATTCGCGCTTGATTGAAATTGATCCTTGCACGAGAATTAAACTTCAACTGTGGGACACGGCTGGACAAGAAAGGTTTAG GTCAATAACCCGCTCATATTATCGTAACTCGGTCGGGGCAGTGCTGGTTTACGACGTGTCAAATCGTCAGAGTTTAGAGAACATCATGGAGTGGGCGGACGAGGCACAACTCCACGTTGCTCCGAGGAAGATGAGTTTTATCTTGGTCGGGCAGAAGAGTGATGTTGGGGAGAGACAG ATTTCGACAGAAGAGGGCGCTGCATTTGCCCGAGCGCACAAAATTCCCTTCGTCGAGACTTCAGCAAAACTTGGAGTAAATGTGGATCATGCGTTCGTGACCTTAACTAAGCAAATCTTCAG GTTGGTGAAATCTGGCGAGATAACACCAGAGGATGGTTGGGACGGAATAAAATCTGGACTCGTCCCGAGCACCGTTCAAACACTTGATGTCGCTGAAGAGAAACGGAGCTGCTGTTAA